ACATGCCCAGCAGTGCCATGACAATAATGCCTGCAGGGTGGTAGTAGAAAGGCTGTGTTAGGTCTCACCTATCCCTCTTCTAGCACAGGGGAATCAGCCCCCTTTCTCCCAGACCCAGGGCTTCCAGCAAAacaatctcccccaactctgttATCCAGAAAATCCACAATAGAATATACATATCCTCACTGGAGCCACTCCATTCCTCAGGTCTGCCTCTCACCTTGGGTAGAAGACAAGATCCACAGGCCTTTTTAGAACAAGCTACCTACCTAGTTCTACCCCTTGCGAGAAATCCCTGGTTAATTCGTATCACCTCACCAGTGCCAAGGGCCAGGAACTGGGCACCCACGCCAAGCACAGCACAGAGCAGACCACGGTATGGAGGGAAGCGGAAGACATCTGTATGGATAATTTTCCAGCCATTGTCACCCTGGTCAAAGTCATCACCAGAACCTCCAGAGGTTGTCTCCTCATCCAGGTTGTAGCGAGCCAGGTCATTACGAAGCACACGCATGAGAATGACAGCCACAAAACCCACCAGTAAAAACACAAGCACCATGGAGTTGATGATGGACAACCAATGGATTTCCAGTGTCCGAGGAAAGaaaccaccatcatcaccacggCGCCTGTCACTCCGATGCTCCACTGAAGTCTCTGACCAGTGCACACTGTAAGTGTGGGTGAGACCTAGAAAGTTGTCAGGCTGCAGCCCATCCAAGCTGTGGGGCTTGACGTCCCGCACTGAGACATTGGCAGATATAATTTGATCCCTATGGAATTCTAGGTGGAAGTCCAGATGGGTCCAGAGTCCTATCTTGTGGCTGTGTGGCAGGAAGCCGCTCTCCTCCATGTAGCCCACAAAGCCACGGATTGGCAAGTCGTCTATCACAAATTCAAAGTAGTACAGTTCCTCAATGGCCTGGCGCAGCTGTTCTACCTACAAAGAGTAAGTCAGAAGTCAGTCAGACAAGGCCTCCCCAGGGGTAGGTTTAGAGCAGGGTTTTCCCAGGTTGTTCGGCACTACTgatattttgggccagataattctttgttgtggcgGTTATCCAGTCCACTGTAGGAtgcagcattcctggcctcttCCCACAaaatgccagtagcaccctccAGTGTAACAAAGATGCCTCTAAGCATTGCCATATGTCctttgggggacaaaattgtTCCCCTTGAGGACCACTGGATCAGGCCCTATCATCTCATACCTGGTCCAGCGTGTTGGAGTTCTCCAAAAAGAGAAGAAGCAAAGTGTAAGAAGATCTGGAGTGAACTAAAGGAAACTGTCCTGAGATAagatttattaaagaaaaagcaCAGTAGAGGAAGGTTAAGTAGAGAAAAAAAGTAGCCAGTCAAGAACGAGCTGAGAGTTGGGTATGGAAGGAAACAGAATTATGGAGGACTGATAGTTGGGACCTTATTACCAACAGAAAAGCTTGGAGTCAGGAGCCCTGGGCTCTAATATCAGCCCTGCAACTCACTATTCATGTAATCCTGAAAAAGTCACTTCTAAGTTCCCACTCAGTTTCTTTGTCAACTGAACTTGAATAATACTAGAGTGCCCTGCCCGCCACACTCAGGGTTGTAGTTAGAGTCAGGTCAGGTAATTTCCATAAAGGTTATCTGGAAACCATAAATGCACTCTGAAAACCTGTGTGAAACACCTGGGGCGAAGGGCTGAGTGACAGCCATGTGGACAGGCTGACCTGTGCAGAACTGAGCTGCATGTGGCACAGAATCCGCTTCTCCACATTCTCCCGAAAGCGGATCTCATACAAAGACTCGGCCATGCGATCCCCATCCAGCACTTCACCCAGGCTAAGGCTTTTGTGACGAATCTTCTCAGGACAGCACACTGGAAGCTGATAGTAGTGGTAAGTCTCCTGGGGATTATGGTAGGGTCCCACTTTGTTGACATACAAAATGACGGGGTCGCCGGTCTTGTAGTGTGTCACGCCTTCCACCCCTGGCCCACGGCCTGtgcccagcagcagcagcaggactgGCAACCACCGGCAGTTCCAACTTCGAGGGTGCCCTAGGATTGTCATCCTTAAGGCAGCTGGACCTGTTTGGGGGAGTCCTGCGGTTATGGAAACCGGGAatcaactcatgacgacccaggTCAGGTTCGTCGAATTGACACCTATTGGCTCCACTTCCTCTCATTGGCCTCTGTGACCTTCCCTCCGGAGGCCATATCCCGACACCCCACACCACATCGCGTCTTTCTATCCGCTCCACCCGATGTTCCGTCTTTCTGCGGCCCACCCGCCGGGGTCTAGACCGCGCGCCCCAGCCCGTTCCCATGGCAACGCCACGCAGCCTCGCGCCTCAGGTGCCTGTCCGCCACGGCCCCGGGGTCCTCACCGCTCGGGAAGGGCTGGCCGAGGCGGCGCCAGCGGCCCCGTAGCTGCCTTTGGGCTTCTGCCGGGGTGTCCCCCCGAGCGGTGCGGTAGCTGTGGGCCGGAGAGGACCTGACCACCGACCTCCACAGGGTTGCCTGCTGTTGTGCCTGATGGCGGGGGCTGTGGCTACCTCACAAGAGACGCCAAACTCAGCTTGGCCAAGGGCTCTCCAATGAAGCTTTCTACGGCCGGAGACCCGGCCCAGCTCTGGGGGCCCCGCAAACCTCGGCTAGCCCGGCCCCGGCGGGGAGTCCTCCCGGCGCTCAGAAGAACAGCACAGGACACGTCAGTCTTACCACTTCCGCCCTCATCGGCGGGGCCTCAGCCGGGCGGAAAGCTCCTTTCCCGGAGCCTAACTCGGCCGTTGGAACCTTACGCGGCCGGTGTCCGGGGGCGGGGTCCGAGTCGGGAGCGCCCGCCTTCTGGCCTAAAAGCGGTGCCAGTCGCGCACGCCCAGCGACGGCTTGGGAGACGGAGGACGGGCGGGTGGCTGGTCCCGCACCTAGTGCGTGCCCGGTGCGTCTGCCGGCAGAACCTGTGGGACTCGCCGCAGGTCGCGGAGGCCGAACCCTGAGAGGCGGTCCATGGCCCCCAACCCGGGCCGGGGTGAGCTTGGGGCGTCGCTCTGCAAGGATCCTGGAGTCTGAGCCTCGCCTCACACCACTCCCACCCGTCATGGGTGTCCCCAGccgaaaataaataaaagtgtttTCCCGGAGCTGTACTGGAGGCCTCCCATTCCCTACCGTGACCATTCCGTGCCCGACGATAAGCGAGCCTGGGCCTGATCTGGTGCTGAGGCACGCAGAGAGACAGGGTTTCTGCCCCGTAATCCCGTGAGTTGGGCAGCCTGACAGAGTAATTGCAAATTGGAGGTAAAGGACCTTGCCGTCCATTTGTATCTTTCAGAGCTTTTGTTATTTACGTGTATGTGTTTGAGCGTCTCACTTTTGTACTGCAGAGTATATTGAAAAAATTTATCCTTGTTTGTCTTAGCTAATTTAAGGAGGATCTGCCATCAGGGACGGAGTTCCTCTGGAGATCAGACCCAGAGGCAGTGACTTGCCTGTGGCCACCTGGGAGCAAAGTGTAAAGAAGCCGACTTAAGCTTTCCTCTTTccaagggaaggagccctggtggcgcagtggttaagcgctgcgttgctaaccaaaaggtgggcggattgctggagaaagatgtggcagtctgcttccataaagatttacacttttggaaaccccatagggaagtcctactttgtcctatagtgttggaactgactctgtggcagcgggtttggttttgggtttctcCCCAAGGGAAGAAGTACAGTGCAAAACCACAGGAGGCTTCTGACCTAAAAAGTCCTTCATTTCTACCCACTTCTGTGGTTCTTGCCCTTTCTGACCCAGCCCTTCTCTCTGCAGACATAGATGAGGTTGCAGGAAGTAGGGGGTTGAGTTTTTTAGCCAATCAATTAATTTTGCAATTAGAAAAGTAACTTAGAGGGGCTTTGGAATCATGTTGAACTGACAATCACTTGGTCCCTAAAGCCAGAAACTTGGGTCTCTTTCTTAGCACCTACCCTTCAAATCAATGCCACCAAGCTTCCATTCACTTATTTCTTGAATATCTTCCAAATGTTTGGCCTCCACTGCTCACTTGGTTCAGGCCCcatccaaaacccaaaaaccaaacccagtgccgtcgagtcgattgtgactcgtagcgatcctataggacagagtagaactgccccacagcgtttccaaagagcgcctggcggatttaactgctgtagcacttaaccactacgccagggtttccaggcccCATCCACTCTGCCATAAATTACTGTGACAGCTACTTTGTTAAGTCTTCTGCTCGCTTCTCCCTTGTGTCCATTTTCCATACTGCTGCTAGATACACTGATTTATTTAAATCTTAAAAGTTTCCTATTGCATGCAACAGTTGTTCTCAAACGGTGGTATGCCTGAGATTCAGCTAGaagtttatttaaaacaaaaatacctaGGTTCTACCAAGTCAGAATCTCAGAAGAGGAGGTGCctgggcatcagtattttttttttaacaagctctGATTTTGATGCACACCAAAAGTTAAGACCATGAGTAGATAGGATAAAGTCAAAATAGCTTGGCATATGAAGTCTGTCACACCAGAATCCTAATTCTCCAGGTACGTTCTCCTGGAACCCTGTCTTGTATTCAAATTGAAATCTTAAAGTTCCCTGAATGTCACGTTCTCTCAAGCCTGTAAGCCTCATATTGTTCCTTCTGCCCAGACTGTcaaatccattccgactcatagtgaccctataggacagagtagaactgccccatagagtttccaaggggtgcctggtggatttgaactgccaactttttggttagcggccaagctcttaacaactatggcACCAATGCCTTCCGGGGAGAATGTAATTTATCCATCTTGTATCTTCAGGGCCTAGCAGTGTTTTGTATATAGGAGCAGCTTAATACATATTCCTCGAATGAGCTGgttttacatatatacacacacatcctGTACATGACAGAAGAGAGTTGCTACCAAGGTACCAATCTGCAAGTAGGGCCAGCTTGTAGGAGCACAAAACTAGCAGAACTGACTGGGCCTCCTTGCCACGGTGTGCCCTGGACAACTGCCCATCTTGCTAGATTGAGGAAGTAGATCTTGTTTCCAACACTAGGACTTTGAAACCATGCTGTCAGTAGGGTCAGACTGGCAGTAAATAAGGATTTGCTAGTAGTCTGTGGTACAGATCTGTTTTtggagttgttttgttttgtgggcagGTAATGGTGGATGCATTTGAATTAGGATGTGGGCGAAGAgtgttaaatataccatggactgccagaagagcagacaaatctgtcttggaagaagtatagctagagtgctccttagaagcaaggatgatgaggctttgtctcacgtacttcagacatgttatcaggcgggaccagtccctggagaaggacatcatgcttggtaaagtagaaggtcgttgaaaaagaggaagaccctcaatgagatggatttacacagtggctgtaacagtgggctcaaacatatcaacgtttgggaggacggcacaggaccgggcagtgtttcgttctattgtatgtagggttgctatgagtcacaaccaacttgtaggcacctaacaacatcaacaacaatggTGGATGTGCATATAAGTGTTGGATTCTTCCCCTTGTTCTTTCCTctgtccaccaaaaaaaaagtatcaaattccctctctgtctttctcacttTGCTATTTCCACTAAACTTGTTCTTCATTTCACTGAGACCTGCAGCTTCTCTTCTCCTTGGCCTTTTTCTAGCTTGTTTTCCCTTAtctatgcagttttttttttttttttttgcagtttagaTTCCATATTCCTTTGTTTCGACCATGTTTTTGTCTGTGTTCTTGATGcctctcttctattctttcattGCAGCTGTCAAGCAAAATCCTAATCTTGGGTCACTTCAGCTGTCAATATTCAAGCAACTATAACCCAGATGCTAAAAGAATCTCAATACTATGCTGATACATATCTAGAAGTTGTTCCCTTCAACCTCAGTTGGGTCCTCAATGCTGCCCAGTGATCTTGCTTTTTCAAAATCAGCTCTCTTCCTTCTCCACAACTTCACAACCTCTGCCTGCACCTTCTGGCAGTCAGCCTCCCCTTATAGCCTAGTAGGAGATGCAAGCAAGAAAAGCAATTACGGACACTGCGTTAGGTGCTGTAACAAAGTATTGGGGCTTGGGAGCACCCAGGAGGGAAGAACATTTAACTTGGGCTTGAGCAATGTAAAAATGACATGGTGTGGGGACATCATCTGGCCTTCtcgtctaacttcacaaaggggaaggagactcatcacatcaacagcccaaggctgattcctatgagacaggGGTCAGACGTACCTCCTCTCTTCAATCTCTTTACCCATTCTGaaaccagccatccctcccatagcactctctacttctctgctgggtttgataattcattgcaatggcctgACAAAACTCAGACAATACTCACGGGTTTATGAGGGAAGTaccaggttataattcaggttcaggaatgactcgggatacagttctttggtcaggacagcttccCAGCCGTGCTCCTCAGCCTCTCAGCCTGGCCTTTGCcatgcttgggcaagtgttagaaagctctttagctccactgataagtgtccACAGGTACCCCTAcactgccagcaagcctcctggcCAAAGGCGCTCAGCTGTTTTTGTGGGCTGGGCAGCTTACTGcactgctgctggttctctgccacacttgctgctgcttctcactgtcttgtgctgtctccagtgttacagttctgtctcctgggtctaggaggatGGTAGtcagtcccccccccccccccgccccggcccgccctctttctgcctctgggatggctcattttaagcctagcgggatggcaaagctgaccaaccccctcattagggttccatacaccttatctgCATGGTTCTACCcacacaagggtgccatgcacatTATTTGCAAGCTGTCCAATTTccttggtggaccacaagcaccttatttgcacctACCCAATCATttgatgggagttacaagaccatagcaaggaaggccatataaaagtgatctaCCACACCACAAGCAATCAGTAAAGCTTCCTTGAGACAACTGCTAAGtcctgaaggatgagtaggagtgtGCCAGGAGAACAGAGGGGCTAAAATGAagggaacaaagaaggaaaagcaaTTCAGTTTGGCTGCAGCATTGTGTGTGTTAAAACATAAAATTGGAGAGGTAAGTATGGTCAGATCTTGGCCATATCCAAGAAAATTCGGACTTGATCCTGAAAAGAATGGAGAGACAACTGAATTGCTTTAAATGGGAATAAAATCAGGTTTATTCTTTGGAATTCAGGGTGAATAGACTGGAGAGGATCAGGAGACTTGCTAGAGCATTAGAAATGATGGAGGCTTGAACCAAGGTAGTGGCAGTGGGCTTGCACAGCTGTCcatgaatgtatttttttttttaataatttttattgtgctttaagtttacaaatcgtcagtctgtcacatataagcttatacacaccttactccatactcccacttactctcctcctactgagtcagcccgctccctccttccagtctctcctttcgtgaaggttttgccagtttctaagcctctctaccctcccatctcccctccagacaggagatgccaacacaatctcaagtgtccacctgatacaaatagctcactcttcatcagcatctctctccaacccattgtccagtccgttccatgtctgatgagttgtcttcgggaatggttcctgtcctcggccaacagaaggtttggggaccatgactgccgggattcttctagtctcagtcagaccattaagtctggtctttttatgagaatttggggtctgcatcccactaatctcctgctccctcaggggttctctgttgtgctccctgtcagggcagtcatcggttgtggccaggtgccaactagttcttctggtctcaggatgatgtaagtctctggttcatgtggccctttctgtctctcgggctcacagttatcctgtgacctcagtgttcttcattctcctttgatccaggtgggttgagaccaattaatgcatcttagatggccgcttgttagcatttaagaccccagacgccacacttcaaagtggggtgcagaatgttttcataatagaattattttggaaattgacttagaagcccccttaagccatagtccccaaacccccgcccttgctccgctgaccttcattcagtttatccaggaaacttctttgcttttggtccagtccagttgagctgactttccgtgtattgagtattcttcccttcacctaaagtagttcttatctactaactaatcaggaaataaccctctccctccctccttccctcccctcctcgtaaccacaaaagtgtgttcttctcagtttatactatttctcaagatcttataatagtggtcttatacaatatttgtccttttgcctctgactaatttcactcagcataacgccttccaggttcctccatgttatgaaatgtttcacagattcgtcactgttctttatcgatgcgtagtattccattgtgtgaatataccgtaatttatttaaccattcctctattgatggacaccttggttgcttctatgtttttgctattgtaaacagagctgcaataaacacgggtgtgcatttatctgttcgtgtaaaggctcttatttctctagggtatatgccgaggagtgggatttctgggttgtatggtagttctaactttttaagaaaaggccagatagatttccaaagtggttgtaccatttgacattcccaccagcagtgtataagagttccaatctctccgcagcctctccaacatttattattttgtgttttttggattaatgccagccttgttggagtgagatggaatctcatcgtagttttaatttgcatttctctaatggctaatgatcgaaaggattttctcatgtatctgttagctacctgaatatcttctttagtgaagcgcgtgttcatatcctttgcccacttcttgattgggttgtttgtctttttgtggttgagttttaacagaatcatatagattttagagatcaggtgctggtcggagatgtcatagctgaaaatttttttcccaatctgtaggtggtctttttactcttttggtgaagtctttggatgagcataggtgtttgatttttaggagctcccagttatctggtttctcttcgtcatttttggtaatgttttgtattctgtttatgccttgtattagggttcctaacgttgtccctattttttcttccatgatctttatcgttttagtctttacctttaggtctttgatccacttggagttagttttttgtgcatggtgtgaggtatgggtcctgtttcattcatGAATGTATTCTTAAAGAGATAATTGGGAGATAGAAGAGACAGGATTGGGTGACAGATTGGATGTGGAGGCTGAGGCAAAGGGAAGGGTCTGAGATGACACTCCAATGTCTTAATCAGGGACAACTAAATTACAGAAAGGAGAAGTCTGGGGGAAGAAAATAAGTTCAGTTTTGGACAGGATGAGTTTAAGGTGCCTGGGGGAGACATGTCCACATGATGTCCAGTGAGCTTTGGATGCTGGATCTGGAACTCTACAGATATGTGGGACAGAGATGGAGATTGGGAACAGTCAGCATAAAAGCAGTCATAAAAGCCTTGGGGTGAGTGTGTTCCTTAAGGGAGATTTGAATTTCTGAGAAAAGAAGGTCTGTGATAGGACCCTCAGGGATATAATTAAGGGCTGGatggtggaagatgagcctcctgtGAAAACAGAAATGACCAGAGGGATGGGAGAAAAACGAAAGAATTCAGGGTCATGGGAGTCAAGATAGAATGCATTTCAAGGTTAGAGTCCTTAGAACAGGCTTCCATCAGACCTTGAAATTCTCTATAACACACTCACGCTAGATTATAAACTCTAGGAGCATAGGGTCTCTATTAGCTTGATTAGTTATTTTATCCCAGTACTCcacacactgcctggcacatagtaggtgttcaatgaaCATACGAATGAAGGGTCTTGATCTATGGGGGAAGTCTCACCAGATGATGGAATGTGCCTCCAGGAATGAACATGTTCCATACTGCACTTCATTCTCATGCTTTGTTACCAATGGTGACTAGAAGGTGAATTGTGATGTGTGGAATGTGGGACCTTGGGGAATTCTGTAACCAGGAGGAGGAAATAACAACAGCCAACGGAGAGAAAAAGAacccctttctttctccctccaagtTCCTAGTGGAGAGCTGAGCCCAGCATTCCAGGCTTGGGTGACTTCATAAGTAAAGATTTAGAGATCTGCTTCACTTTGGGTGCCCTAGCCCTCAGCAGCTCAAGGTGTAGGCCTCTGAGCAGACAGGAGGCTTCCAGGTGGCAAAGCTCCCTCTCTCAACAAGTCCAACACCATGGGGAAGGGAGACACTCTGGAGGGCCCA
The window above is part of the Loxodonta africana isolate mLoxAfr1 chromosome 10, mLoxAfr1.hap2, whole genome shotgun sequence genome. Proteins encoded here:
- the TM9SF1 gene encoding transmembrane 9 superfamily member 1, encoding MTILGHPRSWNCRWLPVLLLLLGTGRGPGVEGVTHYKTGDPVILYVNKVGPYHNPQETYHYYQLPVCCPEKIRHKSLSLGEVLDGDRMAESLYEIRFRENVEKRILCHMQLSSAQVEQLRQAIEELYYFEFVIDDLPIRGFVGYMEESGFLPHSHKIGLWTHLDFHLEFHRDQIISANVSVRDVKPHSLDGLQPDNFLGLTHTYSVHWSETSVEHRSDRRRGDDGGFFPRTLEIHWLSIINSMVLVFLLVGFVAVILMRVLRNDLARYNLDEETTSGGSGDDFDQGDNGWKIIHTDVFRFPPYRGLLCAVLGVGAQFLALGTGIIVMALLGMFNVHRHGAINSAAILLYALTCCISGYVSSHFYRQIGGERWVWNIILTTSLFSVPFFVTWSVVNSVHWANGSTQALPATTILLLLTVWLLVGFPLTVIGGIFGKNNTSPFDAPCRTKNIAREIPPQPWYKSTLVHMTVGGFLPFSAISVELYYIFATVWGREQYTLYGILFFVFAILLSVGACISIALTYFQLSGEDYRWWWRSVLSVGSTGLFIFLYSVFYYARRSNMSGAVQTVEFFGYSLLTGYVFFLMLGTISFFSSLKFIRYIYVNLKMD